From the genome of Natrinema marinum:
CGCCGGGGGCGTCATCCCCGACGAGGACCGCGAGGGGCTCAAAGACGAGGGTGTCGCGGCCATCTTCGGTCCCGGCACCTCGGTCGAGGAGACCATCGAGTTCGTCCGCGAGAACGCGCCCCAGCGATGAGCATGGACGCCGCCGACGAATCGCTGCTCGAGGAGCTGCTGGCGGGGCAACACCGCGCGCTCGCCCGTGTCATCTCGAAGATCGAGAACCGATCGCCTGGCTACCGCGAGCTGGTCTCGGAACTCTACGCGCACACGGGCAACGCCGACGTGATCGGCATCACCGGCTCGCCGGGCGCGGGCAAGTCCACGTTGGTCGACAAACTCGCCGAGGCCTACCGCGACCGAGGCGAAACTGTCGGCATCATCGCGATCGACCCCTCTTCGCCGTTTACCGGCGGGGCCGTGCTGGGCGATCGGATCCGGATGGCTTCCACCGTCGGCGACATGGACGTCTTCGTCCGCTCGATGAGCGCCCGCGGCACCCTCGGCGGGCTCTCGACGGCGACTGCGGACGCGGTCAAGGCCATGGACGCCTTCGGCAAGGACAAAATCATCATCGAGACCGTCGGCGCCGGGCAAAACGAGATCGACATCGTCCGGACCGCCGACAGCGTCGCCGTCCTCGTCCCGCCGGGCTCGGGCGACGACATCCAGACGCTGAAAGCTGGCATCCTCGAGATCGCCGACATCTTCGTCGTCAACAAGGCCGACCGCGACGGCGCTGACCGGACCGTCCAGGAGCTGCGTGACATGATCCAGCTCGGCGACGAGAGCGGCCTCGCCGGTGGCGGCGGCCACCACAGCCAGGAGGTCATCGACGCCCACGACGACTGGGACGGCGAACCAGCCGACGACGGCGGGGCCGATGAGGGCTGGTCGACGCCGATCGTCGAGACCGTCGCCATCCACGGCACCGGCGTCGACGAGTTCATCGACGAACTCGCGGCCCACCGGGACTACCTCGTCGACTCGGGCGAACACGCCGAGCAGGTGCGCACGCGCTACGCCGAGGAGATCCGCACCCTGCTGCGCGAAGACCTCCACGCCGTGCTCGAGGACGAACTCGCCGCCGCCGGCGGGATCGACGACCTCGCCGAGGCCGTCCGCCGGGGCGAGACCGATCCCTACTCGATCGCGAGCGACGTTCTCGAGCCCGTCGAAGCCTGTCTCGCGGACCTCGAGACCGGCGCGGACGCGAGCCGCCGACGGGAGTGACCACCGCCTCGCCGGTCGCAGCACGTTTTGAACCCGAACCCGAGGTCTAAGGCCGTTGCCGTCCTATGACTCCGCATGAAAGCCCGAACAGTCCTCGGTGCAGCGCTCGGAACCGTCGGCGGGGCCGTCCTCGGAAACCGTCTTCTGAAACGACGTGCCGGCGACCTCGAGAACCCGCTCCCCGGCATCGAACGGACCTACCGCTGGCGAGGGATCGAGACGAGCTACACCGTCGCCGGCGATCCGAACGATCCCGACATGCTCTTGCTCCACGGGGTTTACGCGGGCGCGAGCAGCAACGAGTTCGCGCCGATCGTCGAACAACTGGCAGAGAACTACCACGTTCATGCGGTCGACCTCCCCGGCTTTGCCCGCTCCGAGCGGCCGCCGCTGGTCTACTCGGCCTCGCTGTACGCCGAGTTCATTCGGGATTTCGTGGGCGAAATCACCGACGAGCCGATCGTCGTCGCCTCCTCAATGACCGGCGCGTTCGCCGTCGACGCCGCCGACGAGACCGATATCGAACGGCTGGTGTTGATCTGTCCGACCGAGGAGACCGCCGACGCGCGACCGTGGGTCCGGACCCTCCTGCGGACGCCGATCGTCGGGACCACGCTGTACAACCTGCTCGCGAGCAAGCCCGCGATCCGATACTTCTACGACCGCGACGGTTACTACGACGCCGACCGCATCGATTCCGACGAGGTCCAGTACGCCTGGGACAGCGCCCATCAGCCCGGATCGCGCTACGCACCCGCCTCCTTCGCCGCGGGCACGCTCGACCCCGAGTTCGATCTCGCGACGGAACTGGCAAGTCTGGAAACGCCGACGACGCTCGTCTGGGGTCGCGACGCCGATCTCGTGCCGCTTCGGGAGGGTCGTGACCTCGCGGAGGCAGCGGATCTCGATCTGGTCGTCATCGACTACGCGACCCAACTGCCCCACGCCGAACACCCCGCCAAATTCGTCGAGTACCTGAGCGCGGAACTGCCGCGGGCGGGCACCCGCGAGTAAGTCAGTTCTCGACGTGCTCGAGCATCTGCGGCGACACCGCCTGTGGTTCGCGTTCGTCGCCCATCCCGGTCGTGACGACGAGTCGCATCCCGCGGCGGACGCTCATATCGATCTCGTGGACCTGGTCTTCGGGCAGCAACACGAGTCGGCCGGCGGTCGGGTTCGGGCTGTTCGGCAGGAAGACGTTGTACACGTCCTGGCCGGCCACTTCCTCGACCGGCCGCGGACTCTCGCCCGTGACGAGGCCGATCATGTAGACGCCCTCACGGGGGTACTCGACCAGGACAACGCTCTCGTAGCCG
Proteins encoded in this window:
- the meaB gene encoding methylmalonyl Co-A mutase-associated GTPase MeaB, coding for MSMDAADESLLEELLAGQHRALARVISKIENRSPGYRELVSELYAHTGNADVIGITGSPGAGKSTLVDKLAEAYRDRGETVGIIAIDPSSPFTGGAVLGDRIRMASTVGDMDVFVRSMSARGTLGGLSTATADAVKAMDAFGKDKIIIETVGAGQNEIDIVRTADSVAVLVPPGSGDDIQTLKAGILEIADIFVVNKADRDGADRTVQELRDMIQLGDESGLAGGGGHHSQEVIDAHDDWDGEPADDGGADEGWSTPIVETVAIHGTGVDEFIDELAAHRDYLVDSGEHAEQVRTRYAEEIRTLLREDLHAVLEDELAAAGGIDDLAEAVRRGETDPYSIASDVLEPVEACLADLETGADASRRRE
- a CDS encoding alpha/beta fold hydrolase, with amino-acid sequence MKARTVLGAALGTVGGAVLGNRLLKRRAGDLENPLPGIERTYRWRGIETSYTVAGDPNDPDMLLLHGVYAGASSNEFAPIVEQLAENYHVHAVDLPGFARSERPPLVYSASLYAEFIRDFVGEITDEPIVVASSMTGAFAVDAADETDIERLVLICPTEETADARPWVRTLLRTPIVGTTLYNLLASKPAIRYFYDRDGYYDADRIDSDEVQYAWDSAHQPGSRYAPASFAAGTLDPEFDLATELASLETPTTLVWGRDADLVPLREGRDLAEAADLDLVVIDYATQLPHAEHPAKFVEYLSAELPRAGTRE